One Aegilops tauschii subsp. strangulata cultivar AL8/78 chromosome 2, Aet v6.0, whole genome shotgun sequence genomic window, ttttaggctagacgtgcgatagttgagttggttctagggaaaagtactgggagaaaactcagtttacatcgaaaaagaaagtgggagaaagttcagatataggattaatgaaaacgaaaaataaaggaagtgggaaggtctataaaatggttggatgAACGATAGGTTTAACGGAAACTTATGTTGtttctaatatatatatatatgtaataaaataagatataaatataggttcagttttgcattcttatagaaaacataggttcagttttgcattcttagagaaaaatagaactgagctgtgcgtcgtcttgaaaaaacaaacataacttgggctgctgatgttatagacaagctaggttgggaggcccagaggacgcttgatacctgctggatccaaaaaatgttgaaacatgtcgtgggctgcccatgttaaacaacaaaacctaggccatggacctggtgggcccgggactgtcagcctctcgacggaCAGTTGTCTCCcaattcctcttgttttgctgaccatgtttGGAACGACATacggcggcgccgcggctagagcaccaaggcggaggacgacgtcgagacctcggaccgaacgaaccggcgcgggggaagacgcaggcggaggggagtacgagggttgacttgttcgggcgcagggtgggccggtggagctgccgccgccggacaatctgtggtagtagagggatggcctggccaacgccataggctatgatggccagccgctgtataggaagaggacgaaagattgaacaaactaaagaaatacaaatggataggtggttggtcccatatgtgtgtgtacgagacctgctgggtccacctaaggaggggaatatgttgggaggaaggagattcaaagcacgacagctgagtgaactagtttttttaacgtacaagtgaactagttacatacataagcaaatagccactaaaaaagcaaacaggttaatgggttcttaaaagaaatatttcggacaaaacggataattacgacacataggctaatgcatgaaacactcagatgataaaggtgcttataaacagataaagtacaacatcttgaccttcttggcatgcttgatcatgacgctgcggctgtccgtgtactcgtcggttacgggaagcagacacgccctcatgtccaagatctgcttGTACATGTCGTAggatgcgtatgcgtccttggtcgcgtaggttatgtaggctagattcagaggtacctcccatgtgttcaggtccttggtatcgttgtcttctttcatgttggcgtatcagggtcGATGATGatctcggcgaggtcaaccacggagtccttctcctgacCGTTGCTggtgatcttgtattgcttctggatgtcgacaagcttgttgcaccagatggccgaatcgtcgcgttcttccttctctccaccgtagcgaaggtgcagtcggcgctgccgatgaaacgggtgaatgctccagaacctctgatggccctacagaagtggtagatgagaacctcgtcccgcacacatacctgggcgacggtgatccgctggtccctgtcaggagacgaatggatgggcacaaggtctagtcctgcaaccttgtgctttctcgtcctgtaggtactgcttgaactcggcgaggcagagcttcaccgagtccggatcgttggtgtacatcacattcaacttggtgcagccataggactgaacggtgaactcaaaggggaactccttgctgaagtccatatccagcaggctcacccctcggatcaccattggagtctcttcaagtgaacgagtgggtaGGCGGCGGCAGTAGTTtgttttcagctcttggggaactggattcaacagtaaactgagtgtgtataggcgacaacagttactacccctccctcgtccgctgcacgcccggcagaagatgcaccctcggcgcattcaaacgcctccattaagaaacctactccggccacacgtcggttcacgagcgggtctgtattggtactgtaataacaggagttagtggtcactttacttaaatttaattagctttaatagaaatttatacttaaaacaagcaatgcattggctcgttctatcagtgccacatgatcaacatgcacaacaatgagaattattattctcagaacgcacacgatcaacacatttgtcgcactttcacataGACAATACTagcaagtttgaactgtttgttatggttgttgtcctctgcatcatcatgccgtgtttcccagcttgcaagattcagaaccaacaaataagatccaaataataagtacaacaaagatgcctacacatctcattgattcccagcttgcaagattcagaaccaacaaataagatccaaataatatgtacaacaaagatgcctacacatctcattgattcccagcttgcaagattcagaaccaacaaataagattcaaataataagtacaacaaagatgcctacacatctcattgattcccatcttgcaagattcagaaccaacccattagggccttttgataaagtgaatgttgggattaaatccatcttggctagccatgtcatagaatcgaagaacttggcgaatgctcttgaccgtcacaacatctgtagttgagtattcctgtttgcacagcacaAATAAGAAGAGCATGCTTACTATAATAATGGCAttccttgaactcaacctgcagctccactcggatgaggccagcccggagttccatgattcaattcatgcgcctttttttggagttcacctgaaatgaagcaaagattgcatcattcagcttgcaagaagtacttgctctcgtgagctggcaggttcttctttagtagttgcactaaaattgaggaacattaaggttggctgtccggctcatgtaaggtgcaactataatttgcttatccttttgtgcagttccactaaaataaagtgccattgtggtgacagtgacggctcatcttgcaaaggctaataaaatgttacacgagattaccagcagaatttgacggagattttggaaactccaatcaccattttgtgcagttccaccaaaattgacaGATGTTGCCCaagtgacattttagttgaactgcacaagacactcattcaaaaaaaagtgttttgtgcagttcaccaaaaggtcacaatagaaacaaggtgaaatggatatccctatctacacaaaaagatagaaagtaaacagttgttggtcaataagaatatacgaaacatatacgaaatgaaaagaagcatcttaattatgttcatggcaatcacgcaaggatagtagaaattttaaaacgtcagcaatgcttcatgttaccagaagcattacgatcaacaatgataTTCCTTAAACATGGGATTACTTTAAttgtggcattgcttgtttatacagtaaatcaacaggagctaaagagttggtttaagggcatgggactgtggggacaccaggacactcagtagcgtaaaggagcaacttacttatcatactggggaaaacagcaggactaccatttgtaacacagtttaattgcatatAATCaatggaggcattagattaacaataacacttgttagacatgtccctaaggtaacagtgtgatcgcttcattttacatgcgcccttacattaacaacagcaaaaggttggtataaggacatgcgacagtggacgcatcagcacaatgtacctacaaggaggcatatagtggtgatgccgagtttgttcatgctatgtgagggcatcaaatctaatcctggagaccttttactatgtgagggcagcaaacctaatcctggagaccttttactatgtgagggcagcaaatctaatcctggagaccttttactatgtgagggcagcaaatctaatcctggagactttttactatgtgagggcagcaaatctaagcctgagaccttttactatgtgagggcagcaattctaatcctggagaccttttactatgtgagggcaacaaatctaatcctggacatactttgttgacttgtccatcagccgccactttctatccttttttcaaccaataatagatgtgttccttatccagtttgtactgcattTTCCCAtaatttcccttttcaaccaagagaccggttgggtatccggtctctactactttcaccctattatttcctctttgaatcaagtcctagattcatgctacaactttccccctttcttcgttgtttgaacaaagtcCTATATttgaatgcatgaagtagctttacctctaataatactaaaaatttaggtggctttcgaagagctgatgggagtagaaaaagatgcgcatgtagacacgtggggagctggggcagtagagcaaggccgcttttaaagaacttatacctgagggtcgtcgagatgtcggcggcggcaggtcggatctgtagacaatacggcagggaggaagaagggtcggaggacctcccgagccggcgttgtgtcggagagaacggcacgggcagaggatcgggcccctccggcagctgtgggtttcctcccaagCCGGCGATGACCGTGTgaatgatgcacctagtcctctacacacaccagccgaagggatccggccggatctgtgaccagcggtgagcagagagaaaatgtcgctaccgctgtcttgtttatattttgagaggatgagagaatgaagagagcaaccctagtaaagcaagcgcgcAGGCtcctgcgtacatatatagtggagtgattatctttttctccccacaacaagcatttcaatttgtgtacgtggcattaaagaaaagaaactctctatttaaggtgactagcTGTACGACTCTGacttactactactactagtactccctccttccatctatatagggcctaatgcgtttttcgaggctaactttgaccaaatattagagcaataatatatgacatgcaacttacacaaagcacaccgttaaattcgtgtgtgaaaggagcttttaatgatataattttcacattgtgcatgtcatgtactattaatcttgtcaatagtcaaaggcggtcttaaaaacacattaggccctatatagatggaaggagggagtagtagtattgttcacttgtgctccccggccctccattcattgaacaaccccacgggtgaataaacatacagtactagtatttatatagaacgaacaagctcgaactattttcgcgtagttaaaagttgagggcggggcttttcccgggcagtacgcgcggtaGTTTTCGCGTAGgtggtttgacagagaggcgaggagggtgagggagtagcggattcaacttacttactgctggaaaggtcgggctgtgcgatttgacgacgcgttactgctggaaagacttgtgatatgactactcactatagtcatgaattactagtggtacgaccggggtgatgccccccttccgttccacactctaatctggtgcatggcACATATTACATCGAGCCGGatgctgctggctgtcccacatgtcggcgaagtagtacgtagtagtaagaaggagcaaagaatcatgcggtataagtctttctagagattccaacaagtgactacatacggagcaaaatgagtatGTTGTAGTcaatttgaaatgtctaaaaagacttatatttaggaacggagggagtagtagtactactactcacatcggaggagtgcgaaccatgGCAGCCTAGTGAATCAGtagtagaaaacaatgtgctgatatggccataaaaaacaatgtgccacggtccagactgtagcatgtacagtactattcctctttgtttggatccctgagttagagctagtttgggttgaaatagcctcaaattatccaaacaggaggggttagtttgagctagtttgctctaacccatctaaaaaaactagcccggtggagaggttctaattgggttagttctcctcgggcccactaaaagagaactagaaaaatctcccctgcccgcactaaaaaaatatgtacggtgaagcgtagctgcggttcgaaaaggagacctaaagtgatgacaggtataggtcgcacgcacccaactagtggtagtactagacatacgactgcttttccctaaaaaaaagaggtacgagtgctcagtactcctattctatcaatgcgagtcccatctgacaacagcgtctgtgctacagctagctcttctcccatggcgaggcgctgcgcgacgagcgcggcctcgaggtgcacattcttcattGCGACCTcgggcacctgcagggccaccagggcttgaaagagttcgtcaccatagaggccgatgagggtggcaggcaatgaggagcctgggcgcgcgggctggagcagtacggcaaggtcgtccgcgcgcttcttgacggcggcgaacttgcggatggagttgaccatcatgtcatcCATGCGAGAGGcaaagccggcgtcggcgagggctatgacgccggcggtcgccagcactgtctggaaacgctgcgcggtgcggggccgcaggccggcgccttggatgatttggcacagccgactgccgctcgcgtccatcgcctccataggtgcttctggcttctagtcacttggtcttggattggagtgagcagtgttgcgcagagactaaggaggagtagatggattggagtggtggggcgcctttatatgagaatccaaactctgttgcattcacatcgtgctggctctattctgcttctccaattttttccctctgcatgtaatttgaggatgcatcattgaccgttcaacgtctcgggaaccgctaccctctccctccttggcattcaagcacctatggaggcgactgccgctcgcgtctatcgcgtgtcaggagacgttcccgtcgacgacgaggtgcctatggtgacttcgtaaatttcaagatgatagtactagtatactcaatattgtgcaccgcgaccaaggccgagaggaaaacgagagaactacgtatttatttacggtgtagattcactcattttgctccacatgtactccgtctcggtgtagtctagtcacttgttgaaatctctagaaaggcaaatactcctttctggcttacagggctatactagcaagtactacaatagtgggctcacatagcaattttgtctcatgcaagagcctggctatatgcgtgctccaaggttcgcaactaccatgttcgggttgcacttggctcttcgcctcttcgagaggATGAACagtgatgttactactactgcttctacagtatcaAATCCACttctgcatgtccgtccaccgcgagcgggagggatagcttgttgtagtactataagcaaaaacatgtcctcgtctgcgagccaccgcgcgcatgggcgagggagaaggcgtgtacagtaaaatcaagcttctcctcgttgtatgagttgacgcgacacatcatagcactggccccacatggttgcctctaaacttggctgaaagacccgcagtgtacaatactccatttgctgcaacctctaacatttaccccaccaaaaattaaaatatatattcctatcttgaccagatgagcatgcaaactagaatcaccaggatgacaggtagggctagaagattattttaatcaaaaaaataaagcatggagccgaccccaacaattttaagcttacaggcacggtacacgctatcctagactactctatacatgaaactgccacacgagcgtccgggcttcgcttggctcttcacctcttcgggaagtcgaacaatggcCCTATTTGGTTTCACGAGTTAGAGTTATTTTGGGTTAGTTTGGACTCAACTAACTAAAAAATATCCAAACgggagggttagtttgggttagatgcatctaacccatcaaaaaatctaacccacccaagaggtgcttatttgggttagttcttcttGGGACCACTAAAAAACACCTTTTCTCTCACTCTCCCCACAGCATACCCCCTCGTCTCCCTGCGGCCCGTCCGCCCGCCAGTAAGCAGTCGCGGCTCCTTGCACGGCCCGTCCCCGTCGGTCTCGGCCAGCGCGACTCCTTGCAGAGGGATGGCAGATTCGGTCGGCGGGCTGCGCGAGAGGCCAGCACGGCTCCTTGCCGGGCGCGTCCCCGTCTGCCTCGGCCAGGCTCGCTCCGCCAAATCCGTCAGGAAATAGGGAACAAAGTAGCGAAATGACAGAGTACTACTGCaatggaggagtactacagtatgcttctggccatctgacaccgcgtgcaggagggagagcgtgtagcgaacgaaagcttctcctagtcctgccagccaccacgctcatgggcgagggagggacgtagcttgattgacttactgctcctgcctttgcgtctatgacaggtgggcccaacaggtcggtggcccacctgtcatgcagccaaaggcaggtgcggttaaggcgagagggcgttgtagtaatcaaacttctcggtcttgtatgagttgatgtgacacatcaaagcactgcactcaatatatttcaataatttgcgtttaccgattcattaattacaatgcacgcatgcatgccgcgactctccttttgatacttgcatgtgttgatttaatgcaccttgaagtagtatgaatatgtgacagtaaagctttgtaatgcctcggccctaataaagcgagagatggttgtgcacgaggagggcgagatcatgcagacggaacaggacccgacgatggagctctctatggtctcgatggacctcaccttgctccacagccccttgtgcctccgccccttgatgcctccagtgtatgatgttcgaatacacctcgtccgttcggctgatcgagcaaggtgcaggtttcttgattgatgtgttgttcgattgatttgtgcagtgcaagggagggcacctggcttgcgcggactgccgcgtcgagcgccccgggaaccagcggcagtgccagaagtgcgagcacggcggtggcttcgacgtgcggaacacggcggtggacgccgtcctctcctcggtgagggtggtgtgcccgcacgaaggctgtgggctctacgtcacttaccacaagctcgccgatcaccagagcgtgtgtccgctcacGCCCTGCAAATGCCCTGTGCCCGTCTGCGACTACGAAGGCCCACCGCCGGTGCTCTCCcgccacatcagcaccgtgcatcccatgcccgtgcacaggatccagtacggcaaggcgctccagctgcaagtgccactgtcggagccacggctcttgctgttcgcggaggaggacggccgtgcgtttttcttggtcgacggcgtgctcgacatcggcgcgcctatcgccgtgtcggtcgtctgcatcagagcgggggtgtccccactgccgcactacgtggccaagctgtgggcgaacggcccgccgggggagcccaaaggcaggaccgacgctgtcaaggtggaaatggaggtgacaagcagcagggatcccggcgacgtcgccgtgcaggagctgaccttcttcacagttccgcccaagctgctggccggggctaagccggtgtccctccacatgcagattgacaagctcacgtcctaaattaTTCTACAtcgccttctgtttatcttagtaatatgctaatataggggttagctcggtctactttagcttaagagatggtgggttttggtggcgatgcaggaattacctcgacatcagatcagcagtgaaagtaatttcgaacagtcgaatggatattttgcatctgttggatataaagatcctttggtaAGAAGTAACAGCTTATATGATTTTTTTCAAAACAGAACAACGatactagtataatttttgttgacatgcactgatattttttaagttaaatattaatcaaaatttggcacaaattacaaaggggactaataaactaggacggaggtagtaccacgctatatttaattgcaaacctgttcacacccatcacaacctaaacggtttcccacttaggagcatattagtagtactcggttataaagagtactatgccaagatgactgcacattcctaatatgtgcctccaattaatatagtagtagtagagtacatagtcacgtactccataacatcaccgggcattgcacgtacaacatttagtggtagtaagagacaaatgcctatatgccacgcatgttcatactatttgtgcctttctacttcacttactgcgctacattacacaggtTCGCACGTCCACTCTTGGGTACATGTctgtctcgtagttccagtcccacgtgttcttcatatagatggaatgatccttgcatgacacgtgcaccttgatgctagatgtctcgcgtgttggcaaaaggatgaacaaagctcacgtaaaaaaatagagtggaagaacatagattcccgaccaccgagaaggagcaaggaacctcgtggtggagcgtctgcactcataataatattttatattattcagcgatataaaatcaaccaatcatctccacagtggactggaagagtatgaaacacggcagcccagtgtagttacgtcatactagtacatggctaacccacgctatcaccatatttcttggcttccgtgcgacacctatctctagtaatccagcagcccgtatcgcttctccctcctcgtctctctcaaagtgcggcgggctggcgtttttgccgtctattgaggtcggttaactcatcacatgttagcgacatgccaagagcattctaaaaaaattcctttcacgttccgttttcaaaaagaaaaattcctttcacgtacgaatttgactgtatgctttgagcaacttgcatgtcctatactgctcctgtttggatactctaatttagctagaggttagactaactcatgactaaccctgaactaactgtagccaaagaggtgtttgggtgacagggttagattgacaataaatgcacttgatggagagagaaaagtgatttttcagtggtcccaatgagaactatctccagttagcacctcttgggtgggatagttttttttggtgggttcggtgcaacttgctccaatttaaaccctcatgcttggatgctttagggctatttgagccccaactagctcaaactaactctaacccatggatccaaacaaggcctatggccagcctcgacgcggagcagtcgcgtgcaccgggaagcgacgctctctcggccgtctcgccgcttcaaagccggcgccagtgagaggtcgcctccgctttggccgggcattaatgcggcactgacgctccagggcgacgctgaccgtttcatgcgggaagcgcgcgctggcaagggagtataggttttgaaccgtttcaggtgtagtactggtagtttgcaaaagtactcaattattgcactcagtttcctaagaaattgtggtaaaaaacgttactccacagcccacttcccttttccttcctcttccaccgcccgcgcacgtccgcgggaagcgaccggtcaacccttatataggagtgctagcacaaaaagatgcatgcatgaccactaaaatttccagattaaagcgtcgctccggcgggagtatggcgtatgttgttaccttcggccgggccatggctaccgggcgacggcgaccagagaagaggcggggggaggggaatgaatgcaacTACTGTTTGGGTTTGCCGTCCgacttaaataaatgcgcagcatcacgtgtacccgcgggtgcacaattgtaacatacgtgtctgcttaagtgggcgtcacgtaacttgtgtgtgtgtgtgtgtgtgagagagagattctgagagacagagtgcgtgtgtgcgactctactcttcggacatgtactcaaccttttgcatcgggatataagtataatggtatttactttagctagtgatttacgtggccatgttaatgtggttgtgtaaaaaaatgtcacttcctgctcgtgatttgctataattacaagcaagatgctcgtgcattgcacggaacatcagtatgcatttttttacaaaacacctattgtgattgacccatgcaggagtaatcccatgtgtaaaaattaatgatatttcgagaattttatcggaaaactggtatctcgagaatgtcatcgaaaaaatgaaagatgagagataaggtgaggaggagtggagcgtggtggtggctggtggtcggaatgggcggaggcatggggatggatggcaccggcaggcggcagcggccaccatgctagattgttccagagactttcttttttaattgctcggcaatgaggttgtggta contains:
- the LOC109774207 gene encoding E3 ubiquitin-protein ligase SINA-like 10 codes for the protein MVVHEEGEIMQTEQDPTMELSMCKGGHLACADCRVERPGNQRQCQKCEHGGGFDVRNTAVDAVLSSVRVVCPHEGCGLYVTYHKLADHQSVCPLTPCKCPVPVCDYEGPPPVLSRHISTVHPMPVHRIQYGKALQLQVPLSEPRLLLFAEEDGRAFFLVDGVLDIGAPIAVSVVCIRAGVSPLPHYVAKLWANGPPGEPKGRTDAVKVEMEVTSSRDPGDVAVQELTFFTVPPKLLAGAKPVSLHMQIDKLTS